From a single Natronorubrum tibetense GA33 genomic region:
- a CDS encoding DUF7532 family protein, producing the protein MHFDQRTQQALRDVGLETDDLRAASEAVVEAVETDATALEKFFDAHDTVYSDMEMAHSASDYPEHAVDQLDLTTHADEMRGWLRFDTWGVYVEDGRVLPDETVELTLGPTIHARVRFAPDRETLE; encoded by the coding sequence ATGCACTTCGATCAGCGAACGCAGCAGGCACTCCGGGACGTCGGCCTCGAGACCGACGACCTCCGAGCCGCCTCGGAGGCGGTCGTCGAAGCGGTCGAAACCGATGCGACGGCGCTCGAGAAGTTCTTCGACGCCCACGACACTGTCTACTCGGATATGGAGATGGCCCACTCGGCGTCGGACTACCCCGAACACGCGGTCGACCAGCTCGATCTCACGACGCACGCGGACGAGATGCGTGGCTGGCTCCGATTCGACACATGGGGCGTCTACGTCGAGGACGGCCGAGTGCTGCCGGACGAAACGGTCGAACTGACGCTGGGTCCGACGATACACGCTCGAGTGCGGTTCGCACCCGACCGCGAGACATTGGAGTGA
- a CDS encoding PrsW family intramembrane metalloprotease, whose protein sequence is MDQRRDLVERADEQSRDLQEVSTWEPRTVVDRLAYVLYNAVNYGLQTIVLAVALGITLLLLVQPAVLVLEEPSLSFFFGLSVVPAALLAGFIWYTDITSSEPLSLLVATFILAVLFATFAAVVNSAVGPVLQAIPVIGTVLFFYLIVGPVEEAVKLLAVRVFAYRSDTFDAVIDGAVYGAIAGLGFAAIENAIYIASTVATAEVGTITAATGIATVRALVGPGHVIYSAIAGYYLGLAKFNPEHAGPLVAKGLLIAAFVHATYNTTVGIVPGLVAETYAVSFELAFVGYVILFDLVVGYYLYRKIARYRRTYRAVRDETRASPKPELTEFDPPRR, encoded by the coding sequence ATGGATCAGCGACGCGACCTGGTTGAACGGGCCGACGAGCAGTCGCGGGACCTCCAGGAGGTCTCGACGTGGGAACCGCGAACGGTGGTCGATCGACTCGCGTACGTGCTCTACAACGCGGTCAACTACGGGTTACAGACGATCGTGCTCGCCGTCGCGCTGGGAATCACTCTCCTCTTGCTCGTCCAACCGGCGGTGCTCGTCCTCGAGGAGCCGTCGCTCTCGTTCTTCTTCGGGCTCTCGGTGGTTCCGGCGGCGTTGCTCGCGGGATTTATCTGGTACACGGATATCACGTCGAGCGAACCGCTGTCGCTGTTGGTGGCGACGTTCATTCTCGCCGTGCTCTTTGCGACGTTCGCGGCGGTCGTGAACTCCGCCGTGGGGCCGGTTCTGCAGGCGATTCCGGTTATCGGCACCGTCCTCTTTTTCTACCTGATCGTCGGACCCGTCGAGGAGGCGGTAAAGCTCCTCGCGGTCCGCGTCTTCGCCTACCGCAGCGACACGTTCGACGCGGTCATCGACGGCGCGGTGTACGGTGCAATCGCGGGACTCGGGTTTGCGGCGATCGAGAACGCCATTTACATCGCCAGCACGGTCGCGACGGCCGAGGTCGGGACGATCACCGCCGCGACCGGCATCGCGACCGTTCGAGCGCTCGTCGGTCCCGGTCACGTCATCTACTCCGCCATCGCGGGCTACTACCTCGGACTCGCGAAGTTCAACCCGGAACACGCCGGTCCGCTCGTCGCGAAGGGGCTCCTGATCGCCGCGTTTGTCCACGCGACGTACAACACCACGGTCGGTATCGTTCCCGGCCTCGTCGCGGAGACCTACGCCGTTTCCTTCGAACTCGCGTTCGTCGGCTACGTCATCCTGTTCGACCTCGTCGTCGGCTACTACCTCTACCGAAAGATCGCCCGCTACCGCCGGACCTACCGCGCTGTCAGAGATGAGACGCGTGCGTCGCCGAAGCCGGAACTGACCGAGTTCGACCCGCCACGGCGCTGA
- a CDS encoding midas domain-containing protein, translated as MSATFTDDDLEKSVENANGEVIGTVRKIEADTARVEPRSGLVDSIRAALTWSESHEETLEVHEESVDEISSEAIRLESESVADLEDESTEIDSETGQSETPDPVGEQDTASERDPSEKLDDPSTHDAAERSAEPDRTVSVEEMDQPPLDEEATAEMPDDLEETETLDGSNPDDPTDEFKEPDEIPTSGMTGEDGSDDTSDAVDDSDGWNDTESSAEADDWSTTGPATGSAEPNEQSSPDAMSDTRPVESPGEMDRASVQDEPAGETPEPIDEEELLDDMASSEGSNDDTTDATDGADSVDGGPSTERAADFESVGDVDADDTNADGPIETAETESETPGTDSTDETDSTDESDLADELDTGTDLESVADESDGLDDGEVDGPAETDDVADEMDPGIDLAAAAELDDTDDLEPTDGEGETDEMSLVDELDTGTDLESAAESNSGGASPETESSANGRPETALDPDVGDHASSEADPRPETELEPAESAASDESVEPAVGETATIEESEETASDIVPGVDIESAVESDDQRAAEIDPDALAGRGAGDESAADDVTPQRVSDDEVDSDTASDRAARARVDDDGTATATDAESRDLDRSRSSTPLAATLAAQRAAMTSGQELVEQSLTVQQRAARAAVATPLLAQRQGVENAKSATQQYFDAVTALTGTGSSDSHEQQSLSEAIDELEAAHRGLPDEDLSRQLADHLEELRSLQEQFGDDVERESERVVDLLERQADLLEACRDSIEADSGETDR; from the coding sequence ATGAGCGCGACCTTTACAGACGACGACCTCGAGAAGTCCGTCGAGAACGCCAACGGCGAGGTGATCGGGACCGTGAGGAAGATCGAAGCGGATACCGCCCGCGTCGAACCCCGTTCCGGTCTCGTCGACTCGATCAGAGCCGCACTCACCTGGAGCGAGAGCCACGAGGAGACTCTCGAGGTCCACGAGGAGTCGGTCGACGAAATCTCGAGCGAGGCGATCCGACTCGAGTCGGAATCGGTGGCGGACCTCGAGGACGAGTCGACCGAAATCGACAGCGAAACGGGCCAGTCCGAAACGCCGGATCCGGTTGGCGAACAGGACACGGCTTCCGAGCGGGATCCGTCTGAGAAACTCGACGATCCGTCGACCCACGACGCGGCCGAACGATCCGCGGAACCCGACCGGACGGTTTCGGTCGAAGAGATGGATCAGCCTCCCCTCGACGAAGAGGCGACAGCCGAGATGCCGGACGATCTCGAGGAAACGGAGACGCTCGACGGGTCGAATCCGGACGATCCGACTGACGAGTTCAAGGAGCCGGATGAGATTCCGACGAGCGGAATGACGGGCGAGGACGGCAGCGACGATACGAGCGACGCGGTCGATGATTCGGATGGATGGAACGACACGGAATCGTCGGCCGAAGCGGACGACTGGAGCACCACTGGGCCGGCGACCGGGTCGGCCGAACCGAACGAACAGTCTTCGCCGGACGCGATGAGCGACACTCGACCCGTCGAATCGCCCGGCGAGATGGACCGCGCTAGCGTTCAGGACGAACCGGCGGGCGAAACCCCGGAACCGATCGACGAGGAGGAGTTGCTCGACGATATGGCATCGAGTGAGGGTTCGAACGATGACACCACCGACGCCACCGACGGCGCCGACAGCGTCGATGGCGGCCCGAGCACGGAACGGGCCGCGGATTTCGAGAGCGTCGGCGACGTGGACGCTGACGACACGAATGCCGACGGTCCGATCGAGACCGCAGAGACCGAATCCGAAACGCCAGGGACTGATTCGACTGACGAGACGGATTCGACTGACGAGTCCGATCTAGCTGACGAACTGGACACTGGCACCGATCTCGAGTCGGTCGCCGACGAGTCCGACGGGCTGGACGACGGCGAGGTTGACGGTCCGGCGGAAACGGACGACGTGGCCGACGAGATGGATCCGGGCATCGATCTGGCGGCAGCCGCAGAGCTGGACGATACCGACGACCTTGAGCCCACTGACGGAGAGGGCGAGACCGACGAGATGAGTCTGGTCGACGAACTCGACACCGGCACCGACCTCGAATCGGCAGCGGAGTCGAACTCCGGTGGAGCGAGTCCGGAGACTGAATCGAGTGCCAACGGTCGGCCGGAGACGGCACTCGATCCCGACGTCGGCGACCACGCGTCGAGCGAGGCGGACCCGCGACCGGAAACCGAACTCGAGCCGGCGGAATCGGCTGCGAGCGACGAGTCGGTAGAACCCGCTGTCGGCGAGACGGCAACGATCGAGGAAAGCGAGGAGACGGCCAGCGACATCGTCCCGGGAGTCGACATCGAATCGGCCGTGGAATCGGACGACCAGCGGGCAGCCGAGATCGATCCAGACGCGCTCGCCGGCCGAGGCGCCGGCGACGAATCGGCAGCCGACGATGTCACTCCACAGCGAGTCTCCGACGACGAGGTCGACTCGGATACGGCCTCGGATCGGGCCGCACGAGCGCGAGTGGACGACGACGGAACGGCTACAGCGACAGACGCAGAGAGCCGCGATCTGGATCGGTCCCGGTCGAGTACGCCACTCGCGGCCACCCTCGCCGCACAGCGGGCAGCGATGACGAGCGGACAGGAACTGGTCGAGCAAAGCCTCACCGTCCAGCAGCGAGCCGCTCGAGCCGCAGTTGCGACGCCGCTGCTCGCCCAGCGACAGGGAGTCGAGAACGCCAAGTCAGCTACGCAGCAGTACTTCGACGCCGTTACCGCGCTGACGGGCACCGGGAGCAGTGACTCCCACGAGCAGCAGTCGCTGAGCGAGGCGATCGACGAACTCGAGGCGGCTCACAGGGGGCTCCCCGACGAGGACCTCTCCCGACAACTCGCGGACCACCTCGAGGAGCTTCGCTCGCTCCAAGAGCAGTTCGGCGACGACGTCGAACGCGAAAGCGAACGGGTTGTGGACCTGCTCGAGCGCCAGGCCGACCTGCTCGAGGCCTGCAGGGACTCGATCGAGGCCGACAGCGGGGAGACGGATCGATAG
- a CDS encoding riboflavin synthase: MFTGIVEETGEIVARERTEDGLRLRIGADEVATGLEHGQSISVSGVCLTVERFEERTWFEVFLATETVNRTYLGDLEEGDAVNLERAMPADGRFDGHVVQGHVDAVATVSNIESVEEDWFFEFKLPEGYGRYVVEKGSITLDGISLTVANLDEENGRVTVAIIPTTYDLTTLADKDVGDPVHLEVDVLAKYVERLLEARFD, encoded by the coding sequence ATGTTCACGGGAATCGTCGAGGAGACCGGCGAGATCGTCGCACGCGAGCGCACCGAGGACGGCCTGCGGCTTCGGATCGGAGCCGACGAGGTCGCGACGGGACTCGAGCACGGCCAGAGTATCAGCGTCAGCGGCGTCTGTCTCACCGTCGAGCGCTTCGAGGAGCGAACGTGGTTCGAGGTCTTCCTCGCGACCGAGACGGTCAACCGGACCTATCTGGGCGACCTCGAGGAGGGCGACGCGGTCAACCTCGAGCGCGCGATGCCGGCCGACGGTCGATTCGACGGCCACGTCGTGCAGGGCCACGTCGATGCGGTCGCGACGGTCTCGAATATCGAGTCCGTCGAAGAGGACTGGTTCTTCGAGTTCAAACTCCCCGAGGGGTACGGCCGCTACGTCGTCGAAAAGGGATCGATCACGCTCGATGGAATCAGTCTGACCGTCGCGAACCTGGACGAGGAGAACGGTCGCGTCACCGTCGCGATCATCCCAACGACGTACGACCTCACGACGCTCGCCGACAAGGATGTCGGCGATCCGGTCCACCTCGAGGTCGACGTGCTCGCGAAGTACGTCGAACGGCTGCTCGAGGCCCGATTCGACTGA
- a CDS encoding DUF7533 family protein, with product MTGLIDTIKLAGTLVLAIPAALAGLEFLLVRGETATGAILLVLAVTLVIVQHRVTLPTDIPGLVAKRVAGSVVSDSDAEQDEPQEVPSETRDDRS from the coding sequence ATGACCGGTCTCATCGACACGATCAAACTCGCGGGGACGCTCGTCCTCGCGATTCCCGCCGCGCTCGCCGGGCTCGAGTTTCTGCTCGTTCGCGGGGAGACGGCGACCGGAGCGATCCTGCTCGTGCTCGCCGTCACGCTCGTGATCGTCCAGCACCGCGTGACGCTCCCGACCGACATCCCCGGGCTCGTCGCCAAACGAGTGGCGGGGTCGGTCGTAAGTGATTCGGACGCCGAGCAGGACGAACCCCAGGAGGTTCCGTCCGAGACTCGAGACGACCGCTCGTAG
- a CDS encoding M24 family metallopeptidase, whose protein sequence is MTDAELPAGGFESETVDAHLESTIRDTLERREANAFVHVGAHDDAAIRYCLSAFEHDLITDCATPTFAVAFDGNEWVLDSSRDASTHPAEALATRLAERIESGTALTPARVPHDAALYLEQAGFDLASTDVLERARATKTDTERDRIANAQAAASAGIRGAASLLAGAALDDGTLVVDGDPVTPNRLRTGIDEAIVSAGAFPAGNTVVNPDPGHTPSTLDSSGGAADGDGDTSEDPLRPGEPIVLETAPRGPDGYHAGLVRTLVVDGDGGSERRAHVGATQSFRSAAAMLTADAESVTAVEADLEAEVRAFGFGEGDDIRTRAYGVGLESCERPLEGGDQIEPGSVVRLESAVHVGDGAWLRIADLLVKAEDGERATYLEAPSRSLEPSAVLED, encoded by the coding sequence GTGACTGACGCGGAACTACCTGCAGGCGGTTTCGAGAGCGAGACTGTCGATGCGCACCTCGAGTCGACGATTCGCGACACGCTCGAGCGCCGCGAGGCGAATGCGTTCGTTCACGTCGGGGCCCACGACGATGCAGCCATTCGATACTGTCTGTCGGCTTTCGAGCACGATTTGATCACCGACTGCGCCACGCCCACGTTTGCGGTCGCGTTCGACGGGAACGAGTGGGTCCTCGACTCGAGTCGAGACGCGTCGACTCACCCCGCCGAAGCGCTCGCGACTCGGCTGGCCGAACGGATCGAATCGGGCACGGCCCTCACGCCGGCACGAGTGCCACACGACGCCGCGCTCTACCTCGAGCAAGCTGGCTTCGACCTCGCCTCGACGGACGTCCTCGAGCGCGCTCGAGCGACGAAGACGGACACCGAGCGCGACCGAATCGCGAACGCACAGGCCGCCGCAAGCGCCGGCATTCGAGGCGCAGCGTCGCTGCTCGCAGGCGCAGCACTCGACGACGGCACTCTCGTGGTCGACGGCGATCCGGTGACGCCGAATCGACTCCGGACGGGCATCGACGAAGCCATCGTCTCGGCGGGCGCGTTTCCCGCGGGAAACACGGTCGTCAACCCCGATCCGGGGCACACGCCCTCGACTCTCGATAGCAGCGGGGGAGCGGCCGATGGCGACGGAGACACGAGCGAGGATCCGCTGCGACCCGGCGAACCGATCGTCCTCGAGACGGCTCCCCGCGGACCCGACGGCTACCACGCCGGGCTCGTCCGCACGCTCGTCGTCGACGGCGACGGCGGCAGCGAGCGCCGCGCCCACGTCGGCGCGACGCAGTCGTTTCGATCCGCGGCGGCGATGTTGACCGCGGACGCGGAGTCGGTCACCGCCGTCGAAGCCGACCTCGAGGCCGAAGTCCGCGCGTTCGGCTTCGGTGAGGGTGACGACATCCGGACACGAGCGTACGGCGTGGGTCTCGAGTCCTGCGAACGCCCGCTCGAGGGTGGCGATCAGATCGAACCCGGAAGCGTCGTTCGACTCGAGTCGGCCGTCCACGTCGGCGACGGGGCGTGGCTCCGGATCGCCGACCTGCTGGTCAAAGCGGAGGACGGCGAACGGGCGACGTACCTCGAGGCCCCGTCGCGGTCGCTCGAGCCGTCGGCGGTGCTCGAAGACTGA
- a CDS encoding UvrD-helicase domain-containing protein, whose product MATTETKVTRLFGGPGSGKTTALLDHVEEILEQDDVTFRDILVVSYTRAAAQEVRERLAERLDESPRALQGNVCTMHAKAYELLDLSRSDVIGESDKEEFCDEFGIEYEDEYSGAGRRTARSTTIGNKVIATSQWLQRTSRDVADWYDVPFQWDEEEVRLPPEIDPNAQEGNKYTPTWPSDDDRIDVPEAIRGWRAYKGENGKIGFADMLERVKQRSLLPSVDYLVIDEFQDITTLQYDVYEEWKPHMKQVLIAGDDDQVVYSWQGADPALLLDEEVDEDVILPNSYRLPSNVLNAVNKEIRHIDKRQDKDLKPRTEGGSVEARRNASMLDVVRLVRRSIVEEGTVMVLFRARYQMFQFIDEFITEGMPFTSLTDQRMWTDRLTQYVRAVEAIDAGEDVTGLQARRLADMLQESAFGTNDRDALFDEIDERQEESGIEDLAELMIPVEVVQDHVPFMPGPASASDMLRKVTNFQKKSVKSYFAIGEYEKMKTDRVRVGTIHSAKGREADHVIVGTDLTEKVVEQMVATVDDPTAIPGCEEFTKTTSPVPVLTDNERRVFYVGMSRARERLVLLENLVDGAPTLPIDVLLHNELLETPLEDLVEEAQQPADTDANGEEIEAEAP is encoded by the coding sequence ATGGCTACTACGGAGACGAAGGTGACCCGGTTGTTCGGTGGTCCGGGCAGCGGCAAGACGACTGCCCTGCTCGACCACGTCGAAGAAATCCTCGAACAGGATGACGTGACGTTCCGGGATATCCTCGTCGTCTCGTACACGCGAGCGGCTGCACAGGAGGTTCGCGAACGATTGGCCGAGCGACTCGACGAGAGTCCGCGAGCGCTGCAGGGCAACGTCTGTACGATGCACGCGAAGGCCTACGAACTGCTTGATCTCTCTCGAAGCGACGTTATCGGCGAGTCCGACAAGGAGGAGTTCTGCGATGAGTTCGGCATCGAGTACGAAGACGAGTACAGCGGCGCCGGCCGGCGCACCGCCCGCTCGACGACGATCGGAAACAAGGTTATCGCGACGAGCCAGTGGCTCCAGCGGACCAGTCGCGACGTCGCCGACTGGTACGATGTCCCCTTCCAGTGGGACGAAGAGGAGGTTCGACTTCCGCCGGAAATCGATCCGAACGCTCAGGAGGGCAACAAGTACACGCCGACGTGGCCCTCCGACGACGACCGTATCGACGTCCCCGAAGCGATTCGCGGCTGGCGCGCCTACAAGGGCGAAAACGGCAAGATCGGCTTCGCGGACATGCTCGAGCGCGTGAAGCAGCGTTCACTGCTCCCGAGCGTCGACTACCTCGTGATCGACGAGTTTCAGGACATCACGACGCTGCAGTACGACGTCTACGAGGAGTGGAAACCGCACATGAAGCAGGTCCTGATCGCCGGCGACGACGACCAGGTCGTCTACTCCTGGCAGGGCGCCGACCCCGCACTCCTGCTTGACGAGGAGGTCGACGAAGACGTTATTCTGCCGAACTCTTATCGGCTCCCCTCGAACGTACTCAACGCGGTCAACAAGGAGATCCGCCACATCGACAAGCGCCAGGACAAGGACCTCAAACCGCGCACGGAGGGCGGGTCCGTCGAGGCTCGACGCAACGCCTCCATGCTCGATGTCGTTCGTCTGGTCCGGCGATCCATCGTCGAAGAGGGGACTGTCATGGTGCTCTTCCGCGCTCGCTACCAGATGTTCCAGTTCATCGATGAGTTCATCACCGAGGGGATGCCGTTTACGTCCCTGACCGACCAGCGGATGTGGACAGACCGACTCACCCAGTACGTTCGAGCCGTCGAGGCGATCGACGCGGGCGAGGACGTCACCGGCCTACAGGCCCGACGCCTCGCCGATATGCTCCAAGAGTCGGCCTTCGGCACCAACGATCGTGACGCGCTCTTCGACGAGATCGACGAGCGACAGGAGGAGTCCGGCATCGAAGACTTAGCGGAGCTCATGATCCCGGTCGAGGTCGTCCAGGATCACGTTCCGTTCATGCCCGGCCCCGCGTCGGCCTCGGACATGCTCCGGAAGGTCACCAACTTCCAGAAGAAGAGCGTCAAATCCTACTTCGCTATTGGTGAGTACGAAAAGATGAAGACCGACCGCGTCCGTGTCGGCACCATCCACTCCGCGAAGGGGCGTGAGGCCGACCACGTCATCGTCGGCACCGACCTCACCGAGAAGGTCGTCGAGCAGATGGTCGCGACCGTCGATGACCCAACGGCGATTCCGGGCTGCGAGGAGTTCACCAAGACGACCTCGCCGGTTCCCGTTCTCACCGACAACGAACGCCGCGTCTTCTACGTCGGCATGTCCCGTGCCCGCGAGCGACTCGTCTTGCTCGAGAACCTCGTCGACGGCGCGCCGACGCTTCCGATCGACGTCTTGCTCCACAACGAACTCCTCGAGACGCCGCTCGAGGATCTGGTCGAGGAGGCCCAGCAGCCGGCCGACACCGACGCCAACGGCGAGGAGATCGAAGCGGAAGCGCCGTGA
- a CDS encoding DUF7563 family protein — MPECQNCDAFVTDAYARVFTPRGVENPRVCPDCQDKIRDGAEIRSARSPRNP, encoded by the coding sequence ATGCCGGAATGCCAGAACTGCGACGCGTTCGTCACCGATGCGTACGCTCGCGTGTTCACCCCACGCGGTGTCGAGAACCCGCGAGTCTGTCCCGACTGCCAGGACAAAATACGCGACGGTGCCGAGATACGAAGCGCCCGCTCTCCACGAAACCCCTGA
- a CDS encoding HVO_0416 family zinc finger protein, giving the protein MATSPSDAGDDVIDQFLTDRGHTVERVGWDQEYNKKQCPDCGGLHDTSASTCTVCGWEPTL; this is encoded by the coding sequence ATGGCAACCTCACCCAGTGATGCCGGTGACGACGTCATCGACCAATTCCTCACGGACCGCGGTCACACGGTAGAACGAGTCGGGTGGGACCAGGAGTATAACAAGAAACAGTGCCCGGACTGTGGCGGCCTCCACGATACGTCCGCCAGCACGTGTACCGTCTGTGGCTGGGAGCCCACGCTCTGA
- the ubaA gene encoding SAMP-activating enzyme E1 has protein sequence MSDLRLDATQLDRYSRHVIMDEIGPEGQQRLLESSVLVVGAGGLGSPAIQYLAAAGIGRIGIVDDDVVERSNLQRQIVHGDDDVGRPKVESAAEYVAALNPDIDVEPHETRITADNVAELVDDYDVVLDASDNFGTRYLLNDYCVLTGTPLSHGAIYRFEGQVTMFTNERGDDSGEASDGTAGDSPPCYRCIFPEAPEPGTVPDCATTGVLGVLPGTVGCIQATEVVKYVLGKGEVLEGRLLMYDAMDMTFETVEILSNPSCPVCGDEPDIESVEDVSYEGSCGISAD, from the coding sequence ATGAGCGACCTGCGCCTCGATGCCACCCAGCTCGATCGCTACTCGAGACACGTGATCATGGACGAAATCGGGCCCGAAGGACAGCAACGGCTGCTCGAGAGTTCGGTGCTGGTCGTCGGTGCGGGCGGACTCGGTTCCCCGGCGATCCAGTATCTCGCAGCGGCCGGGATCGGTCGCATCGGGATCGTCGACGACGACGTCGTCGAACGGTCGAACCTGCAACGACAGATCGTCCACGGCGACGACGATGTCGGCCGGCCGAAAGTCGAGAGCGCGGCGGAGTACGTCGCGGCGCTCAACCCCGACATCGACGTCGAGCCGCACGAGACCCGCATCACGGCGGACAACGTCGCGGAATTGGTCGACGACTACGACGTCGTGCTCGACGCCAGCGACAACTTCGGGACGCGATACCTGCTCAACGACTATTGCGTGCTCACGGGGACGCCGCTCTCCCACGGTGCGATCTATCGCTTCGAGGGGCAGGTGACGATGTTCACGAACGAACGCGGCGACGACTCGGGCGAGGCGAGCGACGGTACCGCCGGCGACTCGCCGCCGTGTTACCGCTGTATCTTTCCCGAGGCACCCGAACCTGGTACCGTCCCCGACTGCGCAACGACGGGCGTCCTCGGCGTCCTTCCCGGCACCGTCGGCTGCATTCAGGCCACGGAGGTCGTCAAGTACGTCCTCGGCAAGGGCGAGGTGCTCGAGGGACGGCTCCTCATGTACGACGCGATGGACATGACCTTCGAGACGGTCGAGATCCTGTCGAACCCGTCCTGTCCGGTCTGTGGTGACGAACCCGACATCGAATCGGTCGAAGACGTGAGCTACGAGGGCAGTTGCGGGATTTCGGCGGATTAG
- a CDS encoding SDR family oxidoreductase, translated as MDLDLDGNSALVTASSSGLGFASAQALAEEGANVMLCGRDEDRLEDAREAIAETAVGEVRARPTDITDPDAVSHLVSETVDAFGGLDHLVTSAGGPPSTTFLETDERDWYQAYDLLVMSAVWTIEEAHEHLLESDYGSITCITSRTVREVADGLLLSNAVRRGVIGLVKTVSREFAPEIRVNAVLPGTIETPRIEELIEANIERGVYDDYEEGLADLASEIPMDRIGEPRELGDIVTVLSSPRSSFVNGVAVPIDGGLLRS; from the coding sequence ATGGATCTCGATCTCGACGGCAACAGTGCACTGGTGACGGCCTCCTCGAGCGGCCTCGGCTTCGCGAGCGCACAGGCGCTCGCCGAGGAGGGCGCGAACGTGATGCTCTGCGGTCGCGACGAGGATCGGCTCGAAGACGCCCGCGAGGCGATCGCCGAGACGGCCGTGGGCGAGGTCCGAGCCAGGCCGACCGACATCACCGATCCGGACGCGGTCTCCCACCTCGTCAGCGAAACGGTTGACGCCTTCGGCGGGCTCGACCACCTCGTCACGAGCGCTGGTGGCCCGCCGAGTACGACCTTTCTCGAGACCGACGAACGGGACTGGTACCAGGCCTACGATCTGCTGGTGATGAGCGCCGTCTGGACGATCGAGGAAGCCCACGAGCACCTCCTCGAGTCCGACTACGGCTCGATCACCTGTATCACGTCCCGCACGGTCCGCGAGGTCGCGGACGGCCTGTTGCTGTCGAACGCCGTCCGTCGGGGCGTGATCGGTCTCGTGAAAACGGTCTCGCGGGAGTTCGCCCCCGAGATTCGCGTCAACGCGGTGCTGCCGGGGACGATCGAGACGCCCCGTATCGAGGAGCTCATCGAGGCGAACATCGAGCGCGGCGTCTACGACGACTACGAGGAAGGGCTGGCGGACCTCGCGAGCGAAATTCCGATGGATCGCATCGGCGAGCCCCGTGAGCTGGGCGACATCGTGACCGTGCTCTCGAGTCCGCGCTCGAGTTTCGTCAACGGCGTCGCGGTGCCCATCGACGGCGGGTTGCTGCGGAGCTAG